The sequence GTCAACAACATCGCCCTCTTCTTTATCAATAACCGGCACCGGGGACAGATATTTGTTAACACTTTTCTTGCAGTCTTCCTGCACGCTTCTAACGGCAGCACCAATCTGCTCATCATCATATAAAGACAGTTCTTCTGCAAAAAAATCCAACAACCGTCCTTCCCGTTGTAACACCGATATAAAATGCAGAAAAAGTCTTTTTTGTCTCTCTTGTTCCAATCGTTTATCAACATGATCTTTTTTCTTTGGGCTTTCACCACTTTTACGGTCTTTTTTGCCGGCAGGCATGGAAACAAGATTGCCAAACAATGACGCCACGCTTAATTTTAAAATAGCCCAGAGGATAAGGCTTAAAATTAAAAAAACAAGGATAATAAACGTAACAATACCGACAGCATATTGTGTTGTCACCATATCTAAAAAACGAGCCACATCAGCAAGACTTTGAATTGTAACGGTCTCATTAATTCCCGGAATAGTGATTATGCCGTCAGATCCTGGTGCAAAGAATAATGCCGTTTTCTTTAGTCCAAAATAAATTCCGGCACCAATCGCACCCCCAATGGTCAACATAAACAGCACAATAACTATAAATGATCTTGTCGAATATGCTTTTGTTGCGTTCACGATGTATTTTCTCCTGATTTTTGTATTTTTATAAAAGATCAACATACTAAAAAATGCAGGTGCATGAAACCTTTTTTCAGTAGCAGCAATTCAAAAGCGTGTACGGCATCAATGTCATAAAGTTAAGCACTGAATATTTTATTTTACCATGAAGGACATGAAGAGCATGAAGAAGATATAACGAAAAATCAATCTTCATGTCCTTCATGCTCTTCATGGTTTAAATTGAAATTATCTTAACTTTATGTCATTGAGCTTGCCATGAGCTCCAGCTTAGAAAGAAAACTGCTGGAAGACAATAGTGTCCTTGATCCGCCGGATCAAGTGCCGAGCCCGCCGCCGGAATAATCCTGATTATGGGTTTAAAATTGGAAATAAATATTAAGTACCAGTTTTCATTTTTTAGGTGCTTGGTGGTGATAAATATTACTAATAGTTCGGGATTTTGAATTCCACATTGGGGACATTTCGATCCTCATGTAGTACTCAGTGAGGGTTTGAAATACCCCCCTCCACAATACTTCTGCTAATGAATGCTGTTTTGAAATAGGCCTGGGCGAGGCATAATGCCATTATTGTTGACCTTGTCATTACTCATTTGATGAGATAGAAAAAGCTTATACAAAAAAAACAGGCTGAAGAAATTATGAAGGAAAACGAACAATTCCTAAAAAAAATATTTGATTCAATTCAGGACGGCATAAGCGTTATAGACATTAATTTCAAAGTGATTAAAACAAATCGATGGATGGAAGAAATTTATGGTCATCAAATGCCCCTGGTGGGTAAAAAATGTTATCAAGTATACCAGGGAAAAAATTCACCATGTCAACGGTGTCCTTCACTTAAATCAATTAAGACGGGTGATGTGCATACCGAAGTCGTCCCCTATCCATCTGAAACCAATCCTGAAGGCTGGATAGAACTTTTCAGTTTTCCAGTCAAGGATGAAAAGGGCCGTGTAACTCATGTAATAGAATATGTCAAAGATATAACTGCAAGGAAAAAGGCGGAAGAAGCACTGTGGGAAAGCAAAGAAAAATTTCGTTCTCTGGTGGAACTTACCAGTGACTGGATATGGGAGGTGGATAGAAATGGGACTTACACTTACTCAAGTCCCCAAATCAAGCGATTGTTGGGCTATGAATCTCAAGACTTGGTCGGGGAAATGACACCGTTTGATTTAATGCCTGCCGATGAAGCGAAAAAAATTTCCGCATTTTTTAAGAATATCATTGCTTCACGCAAAGCTTTTGAGGGATTAGAAAATACAAATATTCATAAAGACGGGCATACTGTTTTAATGGAGACAGGGGCGTGCCCTTTTTTTGATGTGGATGGTAACTTGATGGGTTACCGAGGTGTTGATCGAGATATCACCCAACGAAAACGCATGGAAGAGATGATGATCCAGAGCGAAAAAATGCTTTCAGTGGGTGGACTGGCCGCAGGTATGGCCCATGAAATAAATAACCCTTTGGCCGGCATGATACAAAGTGCCAATGTCATGAAATCCCGGCTTGAAAATATTAATATGCCAGCAAATCTGAAAGTGGCTGAAGAACTCGGCATCACCATGGACGATCTTAAGTCCTTTATGGAAAAAAGGGGTATTTTCAGAATGCTTGATGCCATCCATGATTCCGGAACCCGGGCAGCAGAAATCGTCAGCAGTATGCTCAGCTTTGCACGAAAATCAGATGCTGTTATTTCCTCCCATTATCCTGATCAGCTTATGGATGAAATTCTTGAATTAGCAGCCACGGACTATGATCTAAAAAAACAATATGACTTTAAATCTATTAAAATCATAAAACAATACGCTGACGGACTGCCCTTGCTGCCTTGTGACGGCGCAAAGATTCAACAGGTGCTACTGAACATTCTCCGCAATGGTGCCGAGGCAATGCAAACTGCTAAAACAGAATTTCCCAGATTTATCATTAGAATTTACAAAACAAAAGAACCTGAAATGGTCTGCATGGAAATAGAGGATAATGGACCGGGTATGGATGAGGACACCCGCTCAAAGGTATTTGATCCGTTCTTTACGACTAAACCGGTTGGTATAGGAACGGGATTGGGACTCTCTATTTCTTATTTTATCATCACCGAAAATCATAAAGGTACAATAAATGTTTTTTCTCAAACAGGTAACGGTGCAAAGTTTATTATCCGTTTGCCTGTCGATAACGGTATGAATTTGAAATACAAGAGGGAAAAATAAAGAAAAGAGATACCCCACAATGTCTATGAAAAGACTGTATTGTTCCGAAAAAAACCATGAGCACTGGCGTTTCTATTGTTGGGGATTGGGCAAATGAAGTTTCCGACCCTGGACATCCTGAGGCTTCAATTTCAAAACTTCACCGATCCTTATTCCACCCCTTGCCATCAGTTCAAGCATCAACCGGTTTCTGGGGCTCTCCGTTTTGAAAATGAATTCATCAACGGCATCTCGCTCCAAGATTGTCCACGGCGGCAATTTGGAAACTCGAAATGTTTTTGATAGAGCAGCAGAGTCACATGGATTGAAGAGATCAGGCACGGCAGTGTTTTGGACAAAATTGAAGAGGCTTTTCAGAAGGGAATATTTGAGTTTCTTTGTTGAGGGTTTCAGGCCTTCAGTTATTTTGACCAGAAACTCCATGATTTCATCCGGCGTTACTTCCGATACATCCCGTCTACCGAATTGCTTTTGGAAGACCGTCAGGAAGTACCGATAGTTTTGGATGGTGTTTTTTTGAATTGAGTTCTTGATACGCCAGAAAATTCTTGATTGCCTGTGACATTTTCATGATGATGTCCTCCTTTAAAAATGTTGGAACCATCCTGATGGATCAGGACAAAGACAGTATACAAAATTTCCGGGGTAAACTGGGCTTTTTTCAGAAATGCTCGGGAAAAAGCCTGAACCGAGGACATGTGTACTTGATCTGTTATTGGTCAGGAGCTTTGAGCTTCAGATAATCCGGTTAATACCATAAAAGCTCGCCTCAGGAAATTTCGATTTGGTAGAAATTAGGATCGGTTCAAGTCACATCATATTGTTGTCTCAGGCATTGATTTTGATTACTCCGCAATACTTTTTCCAGTGCGGTCTCCGGAACAATAATTGCTGAAACTTCAATTCCATCACCACACATACGGAGAATTGTATCGTGAGTCTCACGTTATCGAATATTAACTTTGAGCAAAAAGTTAATGTTTAAGGTGCCTTGCTATAGCATAGAGGAAGTTGTCATTACCAAAAATTGCCCAGGAATAATATACATTAGTAGATAAAGTGATCATTTGACGCAGCGGTAGTCATGCGGTTTTCCCAAGATAACGATATATGTTAGCCTTTGTAAAGACTGTAACCCTCCATGAGTGTTTTGGTCAACTCTCCCTGTTCTCGCCTTTGCCGGAGTTGATAGTTCTGCCACCAAAATGGATCTCAAAACCGTAATTTTTGTTCAAATATTCCCGCTGGTTTAACTTTTGGCGATCTTGACAATACCACTTTGTGGTATATATTAATTAATATAAAATCGAATCTGAAGCCCTGTCTCTGTACCTGAAAGCTAGTGGATAATGCTATAAAAAAGGAGGTGTCATATGGCATGTCATTTCGAGTGTATGGAAGCCCAAAATGAACTTTGCGAGGAGATGTATCATAATGATCACATAGAATTGTACGCTTGCCGTGCACGAGCTTATGATTACTGTAATTGGTACTGTACAGAAGGAGGTGGAAGTAATTCCTATATTAGGTTAATAAAAGAATTTGAAAAAAATATTCAAAAAAAAGGTATTAAACCAGATTAAATACTTCCGCCTCAAAAAACAAATTTAGGACTAACGGAGGTGTTTAAACAGGGATTTACGGTTTCATCATAGCGGGATCGTCTCAAACCGTAATTTCCTGTACGAAATATACGCCATTAATATCTTCATGAAACTTGGAATGCCCCTTTTCGGGGCGTTGTACCAAAAGCCCTATAATCGGGGAGATCGAAACCGTAATTTTTATATTAGAGAGGTGAAACCATGAGTTATCAAGGCGAAGTGAGACTAGATCCTGGTGAATCTTTCGAGGCCACTGGCCGCAGAAAAATAGCGCTCTGTAAGAGTGGTACAACAGCTTGGAGTAGGAGCCATTCTTGTAATTACCCAGGTCCTGATATGATCGTAACCGTTACAATTGGTGGCCATATGAAAATGTCAGGTCCTTTTGGCGGGAGTAGGCAATGGGTTGATGATCCTTTTGCTGGTGGATACCACCTTAAAATAGAAAATAATCATGATAAGACAAGTGTTATGTATGCACATGTTGAATAGTTATCTCTTGATAGGATAAAATACGTGTTAAGAGAATTCCGCTAATTTGATATTCATACCACGAGTGGAGTTTTAAATAATAATTCGGCGTCCCTAAAAACTTTGATAACAGGGTGTTTCGGACTTTCAAACACTATCCGAAATATTGAAGTACAATTTCGATAAATAACATGAGATTGCTAAAAAACGGGGGGAACTAAAAATGGCCGTATTGAAAATATTAAATGATAGAATTATTGGAACTGTTGTTAATGAAGTTAAAGCCGGAAAATCAAACAGCGATAGTTGTGATCCAGGTTTATATCATCTAGGGGAAGTTGAATTGGCACCTGGAGAAGAATATGAATTCCATCTTAATGATGATGATAAGGATATTTATTGGAAAAATATTTATGAATCCTACTGGGCGCATAAAGGAATTTTTGGAAGAGATTTAGTTACGATTTCAGCTTCTCATCTTTCTTCAACTGATGAAGTTAGACGAGATCATTGTAACTAAAAACGCTTTTGCATTTTTTCATTTCCCGTTTAATTACTGGGAGTAAAGTTAATTTGAACCAGCGGGACATCTGTATGAAAAGGTACGGTTAAAATTTTGTGATTACGTTTCAAACCGTACCTTGTACATGATGTTAAGAGAAAACCCTAAAATAGTGGTTTCAGAACCCCAGACATATTAATATTCAACACTCCGAGATTACTTGTTTTTAGGTGTTTTTGATTTGAGTGTAACCTTTCTGCGTATTACTTAAAAAAAATTAACTGCCTGTTAATTTAAGTAAATATATGTCTTCTGTGTCGCTATCGTAATCATCCGGATACCCAATACCCTCAAACGTTCTTCGATTCATCAATCGCCTTTCTCTTTGCATATGGGATTCCCAGTAATCATCCCAATCTTCACTGGTATAAACCGAACGAAGAAGTAATGTTGCCTCTGCACCATTTATCGACCATCTCCGTCCTGATCCTTCCATTCTATCTTTAACAGTGTGTCCGCAGGAAGATTCTACAACACCAGTTCCGATTGGAAATCCAGCTTTCAAATATTTATCGTATTTCATCCATTCCCTGTGATTCTCAAAATAACGAAGAGTATCATTGATGGATTTCAATTTACTTTTGCTAAGCTTTCGTTTGCTAATGGTTTGTTTTAATCCATCAATAACCGCATCCACACGACCTTCCAAAATATCGACGAGCTTTTTATAAACCCATTTTTTTACCTTTACTGCTTCACCTTTTCTGTACAAGGCATTGCCAGCTATATACAGGTACTCAACAACATGGATAATGTCTAATATTCCCACATATTCAACACCTTTCAAATGCTGGCCAACCAATTCCCACAAATGCAATGCGCCATCTAATAACACCACCCACTGTCGCTGGTGCTTGGGATCCCTCGTTTGAGCATCCTGGATAATCTCATCCATAACATCCGCCTTACTACGTTCCAGGCTGGCTAAGCGTCTTATATTCTGCGCTTTCACACTTTTTTGCTCTCGATTGTTTCGATTTTCTTCGGGATAGATCAAATTTCCGGCAACGTTTTTAGCATTACGGACGTTTCTATCTACTGTATAACTGACACCAACCAGAGCTTCCTTTTTCTTCTGGCGCTTTTCACCTTTTCCCAAACGGGCTTTTAGCTCCGACAACTCCCGTTTAATGACAGGGACGCCTTTACCGTCAAAACTTACCACTTGAAGCTCTCCTTCGCTTTCCTTAGAAGGCGGGGGCTTTTGCTCATAAAATTTATTATAACTGGTACAGGAATCTTGGCTGACCACTTCAAATCGACTTGGACTGATCTTTATTCCTAAGATCTTTTCTAAAGTTGCTTTTGATTCATCAAAGGAATCCCTAACGCATAAATAATCCATAGTTTCCTGTAATAAATACGAATAACATCTATCTGGCAAATCAGCCTGGGCATCCAGCGGCATTATTCCACAATAGCCTTCTAAGCGATAACAGGTTCGCGGAACCTTGAATTTACCGAAAATCGAAAAATAATCTCTGCCATGCAGCCGACTTTCCCTTTTTAAAATCACATCATTATCAAGTTTAAGCTCTGGTCCGATATCACCGGTCCCTTTTTGGGCAAAATAATATTTCATTCCTGACAAAGCTATTTTTAGGGCCAACTGAAATATGTTCTTTTCCATTTCGTAAGACTGCATAGACTCTGCATTTTGATTTACAAATTCAAAAAGGTTTTGCAATTCCAGTTTGCCTTCTGATATACATTTTTCGTTAGAGATAGCCCTCATTTTTGCTCCAGTATGGTTATGAGTTAGGTTTCTCATTTGACTATGCCATACTGGAGGGTCCTTGTCTATCTATTTGATTTTAAATAAAGTTTTCATCCCTACTCTGTAAACGCAAAAAGGGGACACTCTTTTGATTTAGGTAATGGGCGACACTTATGTCTATTATGGATCGCTATGAGCCCTGCCGCTGTGGGTGTTGACTTCTTTTTCCAGTGGTGACCGCAATCAAAATTTGACCGGAAAAAATTAGTATTCATAGTCCTGAGCATTCCAACCTCACTCCCAACTTTTAGGCAAAAGTTGGGAACTGGGGATAACCAATTCATTTAACGAAGATCCTACCGCACTTTTCGGGGGGGGGGGGGGGGGGGGATGGGCAAAAAACCCCAAGATGGTAACGGATATTATTAGCTCCAGGTACATCCTCTATGGTTTTGCATGTGTGGTCAATGCTATCATTGAGGCTGGCGGCTCGAACCAAAATTTCCAATAGAGTTTTTTTATCACAGGCGCCTTGCATATGAATGTCAAGGTTATCGTCAATGTCATAAAGTGGGGTGTCCAAAACACCATATTTTCTTTCCACAAAATTTGGAACTTCCATCAAAATGTAATCAATGGTCATCCATCAAATCAATGGCAAATAAAGCATAAGAGT comes from uncultured Desulfobacter sp. and encodes:
- a CDS encoding DUF2760 domain-containing protein, whose translation is MNATKAYSTRSFIVIVLFMLTIGGAIGAGIYFGLKKTALFFAPGSDGIITIPGINETVTIQSLADVARFLDMVTTQYAVGIVTFIILVFLILSLILWAILKLSVASLFGNLVSMPAGKKDRKSGESPKKKDHVDKRLEQERQKRLFLHFISVLQREGRLLDFFAEELSLYDDEQIGAAVRSVQEDCKKSVNKYLSPVPVIDKEEGDVVDVDLGFDPNAIKLTGNVSGEPPFRGVLRHRGWKAAKNEVPKLSDVQDTSIIAPAEVEVE
- a CDS encoding PAS domain S-box protein: MKENEQFLKKIFDSIQDGISVIDINFKVIKTNRWMEEIYGHQMPLVGKKCYQVYQGKNSPCQRCPSLKSIKTGDVHTEVVPYPSETNPEGWIELFSFPVKDEKGRVTHVIEYVKDITARKKAEEALWESKEKFRSLVELTSDWIWEVDRNGTYTYSSPQIKRLLGYESQDLVGEMTPFDLMPADEAKKISAFFKNIIASRKAFEGLENTNIHKDGHTVLMETGACPFFDVDGNLMGYRGVDRDITQRKRMEEMMIQSEKMLSVGGLAAGMAHEINNPLAGMIQSANVMKSRLENINMPANLKVAEELGITMDDLKSFMEKRGIFRMLDAIHDSGTRAAEIVSSMLSFARKSDAVISSHYPDQLMDEILELAATDYDLKKQYDFKSIKIIKQYADGLPLLPCDGAKIQQVLLNILRNGAEAMQTAKTEFPRFIIRIYKTKEPEMVCMEIEDNGPGMDEDTRSKVFDPFFTTKPVGIGTGLGLSISYFIITENHKGTINVFSQTGNGAKFIIRLPVDNGMNLKYKREK
- a CDS encoding ISKra4 family transposase, whose amino-acid sequence is MRAISNEKCISEGKLELQNLFEFVNQNAESMQSYEMEKNIFQLALKIALSGMKYYFAQKGTGDIGPELKLDNDVILKRESRLHGRDYFSIFGKFKVPRTCYRLEGYCGIMPLDAQADLPDRCYSYLLQETMDYLCVRDSFDESKATLEKILGIKISPSRFEVVSQDSCTSYNKFYEQKPPPSKESEGELQVVSFDGKGVPVIKRELSELKARLGKGEKRQKKKEALVGVSYTVDRNVRNAKNVAGNLIYPEENRNNREQKSVKAQNIRRLASLERSKADVMDEIIQDAQTRDPKHQRQWVVLLDGALHLWELVGQHLKGVEYVGILDIIHVVEYLYIAGNALYRKGEAVKVKKWVYKKLVDILEGRVDAVIDGLKQTISKRKLSKSKLKSINDTLRYFENHREWMKYDKYLKAGFPIGTGVVESSCGHTVKDRMEGSGRRWSINGAEATLLLRSVYTSEDWDDYWESHMQRERRLMNRRTFEGIGYPDDYDSDTEDIYLLKLTGS